The Arthrobacter sp. OAP107 DNA segment ATGACCAGGACGGCGGCGGCGGCCGTCAGCGTGGTCAGCGGGTTGAGGCGTGTGGACACCTGGCCGGCGGTTCGGCAGTCAGGAATTCCGCACCGCCGGCTCCTTGCCGGCCAGGACGCGGAAGCGGCGGACGAACGGGAACTGGAACGTGGTGCGCCGCGGCATCGCGTAGACCAGCATGGCGGCGATGGCGAAGACGATGGCTTTGTCCATGGGATCGGAAATCAGGGCCTGCTTGGTGATGGCGGCCAGCAGGGTGTCGCCCATGGCCCGGAAGGCGCTGACAATCGCACCGGTGCCGGCTCCTGAGGTGCCGCCGAAGACAAAAGCGGCGATCGGGGCGGACACCACGCCGGCAACAATGCCCGTGAGGAAGCCGGCGACCGGCGCCAGGTAGAACCGGCGGAACAGCCCGTACCGCGCGGCCACGCCGGCCAGGAAACCGATCAGCGCGGCGCCGGCCGCGAAGGGCAGGACTGTCGGGTTGAAGAACGACCACACGATGCTGCTCAGGGCACCGGTGGCGGCGCCGGCGGCAGGCCCGGCAAGGACGGCAATGAGCACCGTGCCGATGGAGTCGAGGTAGAACGGCAGGCCGCTGGTGCCCATGAGCTGTCCCAGCACGATGTTCAGGACCAGCGCCACGGGGATGAGCACCACGGTGGACGTGGGCAGGGTGGGAAGCACGCCCACGATCAGCAGCAGCGCGCCGAGGAGGAAGCCGCCCAGCGCGACGAGCGAGGAAATGCTGCCGATCCCGCCGGCGATGTCGGCGGGCTGGGTGAGGACCAGGAAGACGAA contains these protein-coding regions:
- a CDS encoding ECF transporter S component, yielding MSQPSLTLPPTDRNAVRRRRVLGLLGAAAIAATFVFLVLTQPADIAGGIGSISSLVALGGFLLGALLLIVGVLPTLPTSTVVLIPVALVLNIVLGQLMGTSGLPFYLDSIGTVLIAVLAGPAAGAATGALSSIVWSFFNPTVLPFAAGAALIGFLAGVAARYGLFRRFYLAPVAGFLTGIVAGVVSAPIAAFVFGGTSGAGTGAIVSAFRAMGDTLLAAITKQALISDPMDKAIVFAIAAMLVYAMPRRTTFQFPFVRRFRVLAGKEPAVRNS